A genomic stretch from Telopea speciosissima isolate NSW1024214 ecotype Mountain lineage chromosome 7, Tspe_v1, whole genome shotgun sequence includes:
- the LOC122667582 gene encoding COP9 signalosome complex subunit 5-like, producing the protein MDSFSSSSSAAMAQQTWELENNIVNMETPSVDSDAIYFYDEAGQAKFQQEKPWANDPHYFKRVKISALALLKMVVHARSGGTIEVMGLMQGKTDGDAIIVMDAFALPVEGTETRVNAQADAYEYMVDYSQTNKQAGRLENVVGWYHSHPGYGCWLSGIDVSTQMLNQQFQEPFLAVVIDPTRTVSAGKVEIGAFRTYPQGYKPPDEPVSEYQTIPLNKIEDFGVHCKQYYSLDITYFKSSLDSHLLDLLWNKYWVNTLSSSPLLGNRDYVAGQISDLAEKLEQAENQLAHSRLGAFLVPSQRKKEEESQLAKITRDSSKITVEQVHGLMSQVIKDILFNSVHPSNRSRATVTESSGPEPMVET; encoded by the exons ATggattctttctcttcttcttcttcagcagCAATGGCGCAGCAAACATGGGAGCTCGAGAACAACATAGTAAACATGGAAACCCCGTCGGTGGATTCCGACGCTATTTACTTCTATGATGAGGCCGGACAGGCCAAGTTCCAACAAGAGAAGCCATGGGCAAACGATCCTCACTACTTCAAAAGGGTTAAGATTTCTGCTCTCGCGTTGTTGAAGATGGTCGTTCATGCCCGTTCAGGTGGAACCATTGAAGTGATGGGGTTGATGCAAGGGAAGACCGATGGTGATGCGATTATCGTCATGGATGCCTTCGCATTACCCGTTGAAGGCACAGAAACTAGGGTTAATGCCCAAGCAGATGCGTATGAATATATGGTCGATTATTCGCAGACTAATAAGCAG GCCGGGCGGTTGGAGAATGTGGTCGGGTGGTATCACTCTCATCCTGGTTATGGATGCTGGCTTTCGGGTATTGATGTTTCAACGCAGATGCTTAACCAGCAATTCCAGGAGCCATTTTTGGCGGTTGTTATTGACCCGACAAGGACTGTTTCTGCTGGGAAAGTTGAGATTGGAGCTTTCCGGACCTACCCTCAAGGGTATAAGCCTCCGGATGAGCCAGTATCGGAGTATCAGACTATTCCTCTAAATAAGATCGAAGACTTCGGTGTACACTGTAAACAG TATTATTCACTGGATATAACCTATTTCAAGTCTTCTCTTGATTCCCATCTGTTGGATCTGCTATGGAACAAGTATTGGGTGAatactctttcttcttctccattgttgGGGAACAGAGACTATGTTGCTGGCCAAATTTCGGATCTTG CTGAAAAGCTGGAGCAAGCAGAAAATCAATTAGCTCATTCACGGTTGGGAGCTTTTCTAGTACCctctcaaagaaagaaagag GAAGAATCTCAACTAGCTAAGATCACTCGTGATAGCTCAAAGATAACGGTCGAGCAGGTGCATGGTCTCATGTCACAG GTTATCAAGGACATACTTTTCAACTCGGTGCATCCGTCCAACAGATCTCGAGCAACGGTGACAGAATCATCTGGCCCTGAACCTATGGTTGAAACCTGA